Proteins co-encoded in one Malus sylvestris chromosome 9, drMalSylv7.2, whole genome shotgun sequence genomic window:
- the LOC126583217 gene encoding 60S ribosomal protein L37-3-like → MGKGTGSFGKRRNKTHTLCVRCGRRSFHLQKSRCSACAFPAARKRKYNWSEKAIRRKTTGTGRMRYLRNVPRRFKSGFREGTEAAPRKKGAAANA, encoded by the exons ATG GGGAAGGGAACTGGGAGTTTCGGTAAGAGGAGGAACAAGACCCACACCCTCTGCGTCCGGTGTGGCCGCCGCAGCTTCCATCTACAGAAGAGTAGGTGCTCTGCTTGTGCTTTCCCTGCTGCCCGCAAGAGGAAGT ACAATTGGAGTGAAAAGGCGATCCGAAGGAAGACCACTGGAACTGGAAGGATGAGGTATCTGCGCAATGTGCCTCGCAGATTCAAGAGCGGCTTCAGAGAAG GTACCGAAGCTGCACCACGTAAGAAGGGAGCAGCCGCAAATGCTTAA